A stretch of DNA from Bacteroidales bacterium:
AAGAGAGATGAAAATTAAGAACACTGAACCTTTTGATCTTTTTGGTGAATTGTCTAAATAAAATAATTCAGTAAATTAGTTATTATCATTCAGGAATTTTATTGTCAGATCTATCGAAACACTGGGTTGATATGTAAACACATTATGTCCTGAGTTGCGAATTATATCAAGCTTTGTATTTTTAAATACTTTTAAATAATCATCAACACAAGCCCAGGGTAAATTATCATTCTCTCCAAGTAAAATTAAAACAGGTACATTGATTTGCTTTAATAAACGTCTTATATTTTTACCTCTTCTAATAAATATACTTGTTCTTACATTGCAATATGCCCCAACTTCACTTCCGTGATCAGCATTTTTAAAGATACTAGAATCGCAGAAAAATCTTTTTTCAAAAAGGCTGTCGAATTGCGTGTCGGATAATGTTTTTTTTCCACTTAAAGCCTTGCTCCATGTGTTGTTGAAAAAAATCATACCTGTTTCATTTAAACAATTAATGCGATCAATATATTTATTGCTGCTTAATTTTAAACTATCAGGTGCGGGAATATTAATGTTGATTTTTTTAGGAATGATGCCACCGGGTCCTGTAAATATTATCTTTAAAACTTTTTCAGGATGTTTCGCCAAATACAAAGGAGCTAATGATGCACCCCATGAATGACCTATAAATATTACCTTTTCTGCACCTATGTTATTTGCAATTTCTTCAAGGTCGAGTAGATGTCGCTTAACGGTATATTCTTTAATGTCATTTAATCTGATTGATTTTCCACAACCTATTTGATCGTATAAATAAACATCATAACCGTAATCTGAGAATTTACTAATAGCACTGATAATTTCATCTGATATATATGCACCCGGTCCGCCATGTA
This window harbors:
- a CDS encoding alpha/beta hydrolase; amino-acid sequence: MKIIKLLTFFQNTIKVNITNLKYIFIIITLILSFNTSGQINPQIDYPIQYWNLNTGSKIAYYYFKGKEPRKPYPIIYLHGGPGAYISDEIISAISKFSDYGYDVYLYDQIGCGKSIRLNDIKEYTVKRHLLDLEEIANNIGAEKVIFIGHSWGASLAPLYLAKHPEKVLKIIFTGPGGIIPKKININIPAPDSLKLSSNKYIDRINCLNETGMIFFNNTWSKALSGKKTLSDTQFDSLFEKRFFCDSSIFKNADHGSEVGAYCNVRTSIFIRRGKNIRRLLKQINVPVLILLGENDNLPWACVDDYLKVFKNTKLDIIRNSGHNVFTYQPSVSIDLTIKFLNDNN